From the Cucurbita pepo subsp. pepo cultivar mu-cu-16 chromosome LG05, ASM280686v2, whole genome shotgun sequence genome, one window contains:
- the LOC111794735 gene encoding uncharacterized protein LOC111794735 — MDVGEESSRFGSLPATTSRNLSSSSSTFFSALPSPFFSPRSSTCRRSEATKADMGCESMDFRVDPVNSSVVVPDSESLLKAKFAVSDLIRNPETCTPGDCRKLDQASSSTGVSGSTPYSRSLPHGNNYLRPREMYKKLSRSNFTSYTADPISISSTRLRSYDVFIGLHGSKPSLLRFANWLQAEMEVHGMSCFVSDRAKCRNSRKHRVIERAMDASSFGVVILTKKSFQNPYTIEELRFFSGKKNLVPIFFDLSPGDCLARDIVEKRGDLWEKHGGDLWILYGGLEKEWKEAIKGLCRVDEWKFEAQNGNWRDCILKAVMLLAMRLGRRSIVERLTKWREKVEKEEFPFPRNENFVGRKKELSELEFILFGNIAGDSERDYFELIARPRRKNLTLGCSKSSSLEEKQHQQAVETRNKKGKEPIVWKESEKEIEMQSIEFPQRHRRLKTKSGERYAKRKKTAKILYGKGIACVSGDSGIGKTELLLEFAYRHHQKYKMVLWIGGESRYIRQNYLNLGSFLEVDVGFGSFSAKSKIKNFEEQEEAAISRIRTELMRNVPFLLIIDNLECEKDWWDHKLVMDLLPRFGGETHIIISTRLPRVMNLEPLKLSYLSGAEAMCLMQGSVRDYSIAEIDVLRMIEEKVGRLTLGLAIIGAILSELPITPTRLLDTTNRMPVKDQSWSGREAHVFRRNTFLMQLFEVCFSIFDHAEGPRSLATRMALASGWFGPAAIPISQLALAAHKIPEKRQRTRLWKKLLRSMACGITSSYMKKSEAEATSMLLRFNMARSSAKQGCLQFNDLVKLYARKRGVDGVAQAMVQAVMTRPSIIHHSEHLWAACFLLFGFGRDPVVVELKVSELLYVIKEVVLPLAVRTFLTFSQCTTALELLRLCTNALEAADQAFVTPVEKWFDKSLCWRPVQTTAQLNPYLWQELALCRATLLETRARLMLRGGQFDIGDDLIRKAIFIRTSISGEDHPDTKSARETLSKLNRLIANFHIHSPP; from the coding sequence ATGGACGTTGGAGAAGAAAGCTCCCGGTTTGGGTCCTTGCCTGCTACAACTTCTAGAAATttgtcgtcgtcgtcttcgACGTTCTTTTCAGCACTTCCTTCGCCATTCTTTTCTCCACGGTCATCGACATGTCGAAGGTCAGAAGCAACAAAGGCTGACATGGGATGTGAAAGCATGGACTTCAGAGTTGATCCGGTAAACTCAAGTGTGGTGGTTCCAGATTCTGAATCTTTGTTGAAAGCTAAATTTGCAGTTTCGGATTTGATTCGAAATCCAGAAACTTGTACTCCGGGTGATTGTCGGAAGCTCGATCAGGCTTCATCGTCAACTGGTGTATCTGGAAGTACTCCTTATAGTAGAAGCCTTCCTCATGGAAATAACTATTTGAGGCCTAGAGAAATGTACAAAAAGCTTAGCAGAAGTAACTTTACTTCTTACACAGCCGATCCGATTTCGATTTCCTCGACTAGACTAAGGAGTTATGACGTTTTCATAGGTTTGCACGGTTCCAAGCCTTCATTGCTGCGGTTTGCTAATTGGCTTCAAGCAGAGATGGAGGTTCATGGGATGAGTTGCTTTGTGTCTGATAGAGCAAAATGTAGGAATTCTCGCAAGCATCGAGTTATTGAGAGGGCGATGGATGCATCCTCGTTTGGAGTTGTGATTCTAACAAAGAAGTCGTTCCAGAATCCTTACACCATCGAGGAGCTGCGGTTTTTTTCTGGTAAGAAGAACCTGGTTCCAATATTTTTTGACTTGAGTCCAGGAGATTGTCTTGCCAGAGACATTGTGGAGAAAAGGGGAGATTTGTGGGAAAAACATGGTGGTGACTTGTGGATTCTGTATGGAGGATTGGAGAAGGAATGGAAAGAAGCCATCAAAGGGCTTTGTCGGGTCGACGAGTGGAAATTCGAAGCTCAGAATGGTAACTGGAGGGACTGCATACTGAAAGCCGTTATGCTACTTGCAATGAGGTTGGGAAGGCGAAGCATTGTCGAGCGCTTGACGAAATGGAGGGAGAAGGTAGAGAAAGAAGAGTTCCCTTTCCCCCGAAACGAGAATTTCGTAGGCAGGAAGAAAGAATTATCAGAGCTAGAGTTCATACTTTTTGGGAATATAGCTGGTGATTCCGAAAGAGATTACTTCGAACTTATAGCTCGACCGAGACGAAAGAATCTGACCCTTGGCTGCAGTAAAAGCAGCTCACTTGAAGAGAAACAGCACCAACAAGCAGTAGAAACACGAAACAAGAAGGGTAAAGAACCTATTGTGTGGAAGGAGTCCGAAAAAGAGATCGAAATGCAAAGCATTGAATTTCCTCAGCGGCATCGACGACTGAAGACAAAAAGTGGGGAAAGGTATGccaagagaaagaaaacagcCAAAATTTTGTACGGAAAAGGTATAGCTTGTGTTTCGGGGGACTCGGGAATCGGTAAGACCGAGCTTCTTTTAGAATTCGCGTATCGACATCACCAAAAGTACAAGATGGTTTTATGGATTGGAGGTGAAAGCAGATATATCAGGCAGAATTATCTGAACTTAGGTTCCTTCCTAGAAGTTGATGTAGGATTTGGAAGCTTTTCAGCTAAAAGCAAGATCAAGAATTTTGAGGAGCAGGAAGAGGCAGCCATTTCAAGAATTCGTACAGAGCTGATGAGAAACGTTCCGTTTTTGCTGATAATCGATAATTTAGAGTGCGAAAAGGATTGGTGGGATCACAAACTTGTGATGGATCTTCTCCCTCGTTTTGGTGGCGAGACGCATATCATAATATCCACTCGACTTCCTCGTGTAATGAATTTGGAACCGTTGAAACTGTCTTACTTGTCGGGGGCTGAAGCAATGTGTTTAATGCAAGGAAGCGTTCGAGACTACTCGATTGCAGAGATCGATGTTTTGAGAATGATCGAAGAGAAAGTTGGAAGGTTAACGTTAGGCCTTGCGATAATTGGTGCGATCTTATCTGAGCTTCCCATAACACCAACTAGATTGTTGGATACAACCAATAGAATGCCTGTCAAAGATCAATCATGGAGTGGTAGAGAAGCTCATGTTTTCCGACGCAATACGTTCCTTATGCAGCTTTTCGAAGTGTGTTTCTCCATTTTCGACCATGCCGAGGGGCCACGGAGCTTGGCAACTAGAATGGCTCTAGCGAGTGGTTGGTTCGGTCCTGCTGCTATTCCCATTTCGCAATTAGCCCTTGCAGCTCACAAGATACCCGAAAAGCGACAGCGAACGAGGTTATGGAAGAAGTTGTTACGTTCCATGGCTTGTGGTATTACTTCATCTTACATGAAAAAGTCAGAAGCGGAAGCAACTTCCATGCTGTTAAGGTTCAATATGGCAAGAAGCAGTGCCAAACAGGGATGTCTACAATTCAATGATCTCGTAAAGCTATATGCACGCAAGAGAGGCGTGGACGGAGTTGCACAAGCGATGGTTCAAGCTGTCATGACGCGCCCCTCGATCATTCATCACTCCGAACATTTGTGGGCAGCTTGTTTCTTGCTCTTCGGGTTTGGTCGGGACCCTGTAGTCGTCGAACTCAAAGTCTCGGAGCTATTGTACGTCATAAAAGAAGTGGTCTTGCCGCTTGCCGTGAGGACATTTCTCACATTCTCCCAATGCACCACCGCGTTGGAACTTCTCCGGCTATGCACGAACGCATTAGAAGCTGCCGATCAAGCCTTCGTCACACCGGTCGAGAAGTGGTTCGATAAGTCACTTTGCTGGAGGCCAGTTCAAACAACTGCACAGCTGAATCCTTATCTTTGGCAGGAGCTAGCTCTGTGCAGAGCAACACTATTAGAAACCCGAGCGAGGCTAATGCTAAGAGGGGGACAATTCGACATCGGGGACGATCTAATCCGAAAGGCCATCTTCATCAGAACTTCGATATCAGGCGAGGATCATCCAGATACAAAATCCGCTCGAGAAACTCTCAGTAAACTCAATAGGCTTATTGCTAATTTCCATATTCATTCTCCTCCATAG